From Haemorhous mexicanus isolate bHaeMex1 chromosome 2, bHaeMex1.pri, whole genome shotgun sequence, the proteins below share one genomic window:
- the SAMSN1 gene encoding SAM domain-containing protein SAMSN-1 isoform X1 yields the protein MLKRKPSNASEKEKSQKPKRTSSFGSFDRFRHHSISKTDDSAEISELETISDIGEAVQIKAANNGGSLSKKMRAISLTMKKKMGKKYIKALSEEMNEEGKDDSDPGGGAHTEKVSLKTSDSLESLYSLNSGQSSSSGVTSCSDGTSNRDSLRLDDEVPYNGPFCGRAKVHTDFTPSPYDTDSLKIKKGDIIDIICKTPMGIWTGMLNNKVGNFKFIYVDIILEEEAAPRKINPHRGSKRTKPKTLQELLECVHLQEYASTLLLNGYETLEDLKDLHESHLIELNISNPEDRARLLSAIENLQDCDIEEQEKSEDGPEMQNLSPHQSFDKSQLNDCPRDSGCYISSENSDNGKEEADSEALSDMVQSITISESN from the exons ATGCTGAAGAGAAAACCATCTAATGCATCTGAGAAGGAGAAAAGCCAAAAGCCAAAG CGCACGAGCAGCTTTGGGAGCTTTGACCGTTTCAGGCACCACTCGATATCAAAGACAGATGATTCAGCTGAG ATATCTGAGCTGGAGACTATAAGTGACATTGGGGAAGCAGTACAAATCAAAGCAGCAAACAATGGAGGAAGCCTGAGTAAGAAGATGAGAGCCATTTCACTTACCATGAAGAAAAAGATGGGCAAAAAATACATCAAGGCACTGTCTGAGGAGATG AATGAAGAGGGAAAAGATGACAGTGATCCTGGTGGTGGAGCACACACCGAGAAGGTCTCCCTAAAAACCAGTGACTCTTTGGAAAGTCTCTATAGTCTGAACAGTGGCCAGAGCTCATCTA GTGGGGTGACCAGCTGCTCCGATGGCACCAGCAACAGGGACAGCCTCCGCCTGGACGACGAGGTGCCCTACAACGGCCCCTTCTGCGGCCGAGCCAAAGTGCACACCGACTTCACACCCAGTCCCTATGACACTGACTCACTGAAAATCAAG AAAGGAGACATCATAGATATCATCTGCAAAACTCCCATGGGCATATGGACAGGCATGCTGAACAACAAAGTAGGAAATTTCAAGTTCATTTATGTGGATATTATCTTGGAAGAAGAAGCCGCACCCAGAAAGATAAACCCACACAGAGGAAGCAAAAGGACCAAGCCTAAAACATTGCAAGAGCTCCTGGAATGTGTCCACCTGCAG GAATATGCCTCGACCCTCCTGCTGAATGGCTATGAAACTCTAGAGGACTTAAAGGATCTACATGAAAGCCACCTTAttgaattaaatatttctaaCCCAGAAGACAGGGCAAGATTGTTATCAGCAATTGAAAATCTCCAGGACTGTGACA TTGAAGAACAGGAGAAAAGTGAGGATGGTCCAGAGATGCAGAACTTAAGCCCTCACCAGAGTTTTGACAAATCACAGTTAAATGACTGTCCAAGAGATTCTGGCTGTTACATCTCATCAGAAAATTCAGATAATGGTAAAGAAGAAGCAGACTCAGAAGCCCTGTCTGACATGGTGCAGTCAATAACAATCAGTGAGTCTAACTGA